One Haloarchaeobius amylolyticus genomic window, TCGTGGGCGTCACCCTCGATGGCCAGCGCGGAGAAGTACGTCAGGATCGCCAGCAGCACGAACGGGGCGACGATGAGGGCCAGCATGAGGATCGAGTACGTCGAGTCCCACGAGAACGGCCCGTAGACCATCGGGACGAACAGGACCAGGAAGAACAGCATGATCCCCAGCGGGATGATGTTGACCGTGAGGTCCAGGAGAGTATCCTTGTCGAATATCTTCCGTTGTTGCGCCATCGTTGTCGGTGGCTTCGGCGCGGCGACCAAATAGGTTGTTGATTCGGCGCGGTCAGGAGGCGGCCGAGGTGTCGAGCGAGGTCTGGAACATCCCGACCACCGCGGCGACGAGCGTCACGACGCCGGCCATCGCGATGGCGACGCCGCGGTACGCGATGCGGTTGTCGACGCCGACGAGCTCCGCGCCGCCCAGCGTGCCGCCGTAGCCGACGAACAGGTAGCCACCGACGACGACGAGGACGACCGCGAACCCCGTCATGACGGACCAGGGGTGGTCGACGTAGCCGGTCTCCGCGAGGATGCCACCGACGCTGCCGGAGAACATGAGGAGGCCGAACACCGAGATGGGGAGGCTCCCGAACAACACGCCGACCTCTGAGAGGGCGAGTCCGACGGCGACGAGCATGGGCCA contains:
- a CDS encoding DUF6684 family protein, translated to MAQQRKIFDKDTLLDLTVNIIPLGIMLFFLVLFVPMVYGPFSWDSTYSILMLALIVAPFVLLAILTYFSALAIEGDAHESEGEGHMTQEHHDRAYGTDEDEEQTDSDGESTSEAAAAE
- a CDS encoding DUF7541 family protein gives rise to the protein MAEEPQSSTRAPKRSKASAWPMLVAVGLALSEVGVLFGSLPISVFGLLMFSGSVGGILAETGYVDHPWSVMTGFAVVLVVVGGYLFVGYGGTLGGAELVGVDNRIAYRGVAIAMAGVVTLVAAVVGMFQTSLDTSAAS